Proteins encoded by one window of Brienomyrus brachyistius isolate T26 chromosome 1, BBRACH_0.4, whole genome shotgun sequence:
- the tmbim4 gene encoding protein lifeguard 4 has translation MSAEKYPRSSIEDDFNYGTNVATASVQIRMDFLRKVYSILSIQIILTTATSALFMYSDTIKNFIHACPSLVLVSAIGSLGLIFALAIYRHQHPINLYLLLGFTLLEAISVATAVTFYEYAVVFQAFVLTAAVFLVLTAYTFQSKRDFSKLGAGLFSVLWVLIIASFMRLFFYNETVELVFAGAGALLFCGFIIYDTHLIMHQLSPEEHILASINLYLDIINLFLHILRILESLKKN, from the exons ATGAGTGCGGAAAAATACCCCCGGTCGTCCATAGAGGATGACTTTAACTATGGCACAAATGTGGCGACGGCAAGCGTGCAGATCCGAATGG ATTTTCTGCGGAAGGTGTACTCCATCCTCTCCATCCAGATAATCCTGACCACAGCTACATCTGCCCTCTTTATGTACTCTGACACGATCAAGAACTTCATTCACGCATG CCCCTCCTTGGTCTTGGTGTCAGCGATTGGCTCGCTGGGTCTGATTTTCGCTCTAGCCATCTACAGGCACCAGCACCCTATCAACTTGTATCTGCTCTTGGGATTT ACACTTCTGGAAGCAATTTCTGTTGCTACTGCTG TGACCTTCTACGAGTACGCCGTGGTGTTTCAGGCCTTCGTGCTGACGGCGGCTGTGTTCCTGGTGCTGACTGCCTACACCTTCCAGTCAAAGAGAGATTTCAGCAAGCTGGGAGCCGG ACTGTTTAGTGTCCTGTGGGTTCTGATCATCGCCAGCTTTATGAGA CTCTTCTTCTACAATGAGACGGTAGAGCTGGTATTCGCTGGGGCAGGGGCCCTGCTCTTCTGCGGCTTCATTATCTACGACACACACCTGATCATGCACCAGCTCTCCCCGGAGGAACACATCCTGGCCTCCATCAACCTGTACCTGGACATCATCAACCTATTCCTGCACATCCTCCGCATCCTGGAGTCTTTGAAGAAGAACTGA